A stretch of Anaeromyxobacter dehalogenans 2CP-1 DNA encodes these proteins:
- a CDS encoding MXAN_6577-like cysteine-rich protein, producing MHPLVHAVRAVPLVLALALAACSGGSKASCPAGQTDCGGTCVDLQSSTIHCGACLHACAAGAACTAGACACPAGQIPCGGRCVDPATDAANCGACGHACGLGTCAGGACACAAGASACPGANPECVDLQADRTHCGACDVACGQPAPDCAAGACTCSPPRTACGAACTDTRIDASNCGACGTVCPLTNDVCLGGTCQCPSALPDVCPAAGSPQTCVSLAHDVRNCGACGHACAAGQDCVDGTCACPAGTVVCGTGSGAVCTDLLSDPASCGTCGTACAPGTACSGGRCLCPTGAPLACGGGCCAGTGCCEAGTACQTAHDNGLGQKYYDCGALDEHTRAQAVLAALAWSGTGTTYDGSTICGTFCLCRETGTQAAVWCYAGSPMKGLATVSNVGSCAIATCPFAGGVAWH from the coding sequence ATGCACCCGCTCGTCCACGCCGTCCGCGCCGTCCCCCTGGTCCTCGCCCTCGCGCTCGCGGCGTGCAGCGGGGGCTCGAAGGCGTCGTGCCCGGCCGGCCAGACCGACTGCGGCGGCACCTGCGTCGACCTGCAGTCGAGCACGATCCACTGCGGCGCCTGCCTCCACGCGTGCGCGGCCGGCGCGGCCTGCACGGCGGGCGCGTGCGCCTGCCCGGCCGGGCAGATCCCCTGCGGCGGGCGGTGCGTGGATCCGGCCACCGACGCCGCGAACTGCGGGGCCTGCGGCCACGCGTGCGGCCTCGGCACCTGCGCCGGCGGCGCCTGCGCCTGCGCGGCGGGCGCGAGCGCCTGCCCGGGCGCGAACCCGGAGTGCGTGGACCTCCAGGCGGACCGGACCCACTGCGGCGCCTGCGACGTCGCCTGCGGGCAGCCGGCGCCGGACTGCGCGGCCGGCGCGTGCACCTGCAGCCCGCCCCGGACCGCCTGCGGCGCGGCCTGCACCGACACCCGCATCGACGCGTCGAACTGCGGCGCCTGCGGCACCGTCTGCCCGCTCACCAACGACGTGTGCCTGGGCGGGACGTGCCAGTGCCCGTCCGCCCTGCCCGACGTCTGCCCGGCGGCCGGCTCGCCGCAGACCTGCGTGAGCCTCGCGCACGACGTGCGGAACTGCGGCGCCTGCGGTCACGCCTGCGCCGCCGGCCAGGACTGCGTCGACGGGACCTGCGCCTGCCCGGCCGGGACGGTCGTGTGCGGGACCGGGAGCGGCGCCGTCTGCACCGACCTCCTCTCGGACCCCGCCAGCTGCGGCACGTGCGGTACCGCGTGCGCACCGGGGACGGCGTGCAGCGGCGGCCGCTGCCTGTGTCCGACCGGCGCGCCGCTCGCGTGCGGCGGGGGCTGCTGCGCCGGCACCGGCTGCTGCGAGGCGGGGACGGCCTGCCAGACGGCCCACGACAACGGTCTCGGGCAGAAGTACTACGACTGCGGCGCCCTGGACGAGCACACCCGGGCCCAGGCCGTCCTCGCGGCGCTGGCCTGGAGCGGCACGGGGACGACGTACGACGGCAGCACGATCTGCGGGACGTTCTGCCTCTGCCGGGAGACGGGCACCCAGGCGGCGGTCTGGTGCTACGCCGGCAGCCCGATGAAGGGCCTCGCCACCGTCAGCAACGTCGGGTCGTGCGCGATCGCCACCTGCCCCTTCGCGGGCGGCGTCGCCTGGCACTAG